Proteins found in one Candidatus Hydrogenedentota bacterium genomic segment:
- a CDS encoding phosphoribosylformylglycinamidine synthase subunit PurQ — protein MTINVVVLTGFGINADEETQRAFNRVGAQASRIHLNDLLADPSLLDRAHILAIPGGFSFGDAAGPGKILANRLRFKLEKALQDFVGRGKLAIGISNGFQVMLRLGMLPFFDGSFQQTCTLSQNDSARFENRWVHLRRPENTRCLWLHEVESLDLPLRCEHGKFIPQDESVL, from the coding sequence ATGACTATTAACGTCGTAGTATTAACAGGATTCGGAATCAACGCCGACGAAGAAACGCAGCGTGCTTTTAACCGGGTTGGCGCGCAGGCTTCACGTATTCATCTTAACGATTTGTTGGCAGATCCTTCCTTGTTGGATCGTGCCCACATCTTGGCGATTCCCGGCGGCTTTTCTTTTGGTGATGCTGCGGGACCGGGCAAGATCCTCGCCAATCGGCTTCGCTTCAAACTGGAGAAAGCGCTTCAAGACTTTGTTGGCCGAGGGAAATTAGCTATCGGCATCTCCAACGGCTTTCAAGTTATGCTCCGCTTGGGGATGCTGCCCTTTTTCGACGGCTCTTTCCAACAAACATGCACCTTGAGCCAAAATGACAGTGCCCGCTTTGAGAATCGCTGGGTACACCTAAGACGCCCGGAAAATACGCGATGCCTATGGCTCCATGAAGTGGAAAGCCTAGACCTGCCGCTGCGCTGTGAACATGGCAAATTCATTCCTCAAGATGAAAGCGTGCTCTAG